The Candidatus Binataceae bacterium genome segment CGTTGCGCCGCGCCGCAGCGATATCTTCGAGCGCCGCCGCGCCGCTCGCCGCCTCTCCGATTAAGGCGCCGCGCGCAAAGAGCATCTCGCGTAAGAGCATCCGATTGGCTTCATTATCGTCAACGATGATGGTCCGCAGACCCACCAATCGCGGATCGCGCACAGCGGTGGGCGGACGGGCTTGCGAGACCTCGAATTGTGCAATGAAGTGAAACGTGCTGCCCGCGCCGACGGCGCTCTCGACCCACACCTGCCCGCCCATCAGTTCGACCAGCCGCTTGACGATCGCGAGACCGAGTCCGCTGCCGCCATAACGCCGCGCGGTCGAAGAATCCGCCTGCGCGAAGTTGGCGAACAGCGTCGGCACCTTGTCTGCAGCGATTCCGATACCGGTGTCGCGCACGGCAAAATGGAGCGCGCCCCGCCGATCGGCGTTTTCGAGCGTCACGTTGATTTCGCCGCGCTCGGTGAACTTGATCGCATTGCCGATCAGATTGACCAGCACCTGCCGCAGCCGCAGCGGATCGCCAATCAGATGGGTCGGCAGGTCCGGCGCGATCCGCAGCGTCAATTCGAGCCCTTTGGCGTGCGCGCGCACCGCTAGCGTCTCGCCGATTTTGTCGAGCACCTGCTCGGGCTCAAAACTCATCTGCTCCAGGCTGAGCCGCCCGCTTTCCACCTTGGCCAGATCGAGGATGTCGTTGATCAGGGTCAACAGCGCGTTGCCGTTATTGCGCATGACCTCGAGGAATTTCTGCTGTTGGCCGTCCAGCGGGGTCTCCGCCAGGAGCTCCGCCATGCCGAGAATCGCGTTCATCGGCGTGCGGATTTCGTGCGACATGCTCGACAGGAACTCGGACTTCGCGCGCGAAGCCGCCAGCGCCTCCTCGCGCGCGGCAATCAGATCGCGTTCGGTTTGCTTGAGCCCGGTGATGTCGTGCGCGACGAAAATCGCGCATCGCTCCCCGTTGATTTCCACCACCGAGCTTGAGGACAGGGTCTGCAGCACGCGCCCGTCAGGCAGCCGATAATCGAGTTCGACGTTGTGCATCGGCTCGCCGCGGCGGAAGCGTTCGAGGTTCTCGTCGCGATCCGTATAATTCCTCCACAGGTCGAGCACATGAGCCGATTGGCCCAGCAGCTCGGCGGGCTTCAGGCCAAACATCGTGCACGCAGGATTGGCTTCGAGGAACACGCCGTCGCTCAGCCGCCGGATCGAAATCCCCTCGTCAACCGAATCGAACAAGCACCGCAGCGTAGCCTCTTTTTCCCGAAGGCTGATCTCGGTCGCGCGATGCTCGGAAATCTCCTGATGCAGCCGCGCCTCGCTCATCTGCAGACGCAGGACCTGACGGCGCTGGGCGGCGCGGAAGCGCTCGCCGATCACCGTCGCACACTGCCCCAACGCGACCGCACTAATCAGGCTGAGCCATCTGATCGTGCCGGGATAGTCTGCGCCGTCGCGCGAGCCAATGAGATAACTTGCGAGGATCACGCCGCTGAACATTAGTTGCCAGCGCGCCCGCCACGGCACCAGCGCCCCGCTGCCGATCGCGAAGAGCAGCAGCCCCAGATAAAGTTCTAACGACTGACCCGAGACCAGCGCGAGCGCAGTCATGCCGAGGACGACAGTCGTGCAC includes the following:
- a CDS encoding response regulator, which gives rise to MNLSIKRNRHEPEAGELTNAEREILHGSESGPLEPHDPDIPPQVVAARKSAALEFEWSITLVSTGAVIIVLFQVTSLLLALYWSAPLTPVVWLLHGFCIASGAAGFAGLHAKRGWVERFWPLIAFAMCTTVVLGMTALALVSGQSLELYLGLLLFAIGSGALVPWRARWQLMFSGVILASYLIGSRDGADYPGTIRWLSLISAVALGQCATVIGERFRAAQRRQVLRLQMSEARLHQEISEHRATEISLREKEATLRCLFDSVDEGISIRRLSDGVFLEANPACTMFGLKPAELLGQSAHVLDLWRNYTDRDENLERFRRGEPMHNVELDYRLPDGRVLQTLSSSSVVEINGERCAIFVAHDITGLKQTERDLIAAREEALAASRAKSEFLSSMSHEIRTPMNAILGMAELLAETPLDGQQQKFLEVMRNNGNALLTLINDILDLAKVESGRLSLEQMSFEPEQVLDKIGETLAVRAHAKGLELTLRIAPDLPTHLIGDPLRLRQVLVNLIGNAIKFTERGEINVTLENADRRGALHFAVRDTGIGIAADKVPTLFANFAQADSSTARRYGGSGLGLAIVKRLVELMGGQVWVESAVGAGSTFHFIAQFEVSQARPPTAVRDPRLVGLRTIIVDDNEANRMLLREMLFARGALIGEAASGAAALEDIAAARRNGRPYQLVLLDCRMPGMDGFAVARELKRRHDGEMTVLMLTSDDLALQVESARALGLNAYLVKPVRRAELFDAIAQAMDNQAAPAYRRGAATAIAAPAVQPHWRVLLVEDSPDNRLLIRAYLRHQPHLIDEAEDGEVGVRKFAQGAYDIVLMDLQMPVVDGFEAMRRIRAFEQAQGAARTPIIALTASALNDDVRRCIEAGADTHVAKPVRKAVLLEAIRGAIGHHGAETTTSIVAAG